The Pseudanabaena yagii GIHE-NHR1 genome segment AGATATTCTGCCTGATGTAAAAATTTTAGGCGATCGCGAATTATTGACCCAAGTTCTCCAAAATTTAATCAATAATGCCATCAAATATAACTTGCCGAATGGCTGGATTCACATTCAAACTAAGCTCAAAAGTAACTCGCTAATGGTCACGATCAGCAATAGCTCTCAGGATATTTCTAGTAGCGATCGCGATCGACTATTCGATCGCTTCCATCGCGCCGATCCTGCTCGTAATCGCGGCATAGAAGGATTTGGCTTAGGCTTGAGTCTATCCAGAGAAATTGCGATCGCTCACAATGGCAATTTACAACTTGACCAGACTAACCAAGGCTGTACAAGTTTTACGCTGATATTGCAACGCAATGCGCTGAATTAAAAACCAGAGAATTTTTGAAAGTATTATAGTGCTTTTCCGTACAGGGTGTGTCCCCGCCGAAGGCGGGGACACACCTACGCTATATGCAAATGTGCTGTAATAGTTCAATAGGTCTCTTGCAATCATTGGGTAAAATAGGTTAACCCCGATATGCCAAAAAGCCCAAGCGATCGCCTCACCATGACTAAAACTAAAAAAAAATCTAAGCTCAAGCGCTTTTTGCAATGGTTAGAATGGCGATTTGCAACACCTGAATTTATTGGGGGAATGTACACATTCTTTACGCTGTTCTTCTTTATGGCAGCGACAAATACCCTTGCAGGTTGGCTATATGTAATCAGTGGGGTTAGTTTTGCCCTGTTAATTGTGGGGGCAGTGATGCCCAAGCGATTACTTGCCGAAATAGCCGTGGTGCGATCGCCCATCGATCCTGTCAGTGTTGGCGACGATCTGTGGATAGACCTAATCATTCAAAATAGGGGACGAACAGAAAAGCGCTTGCTGGAAGTAAGGGATGTTTTGCCAGACAATCTTTCCCATATTTTGCAGCAGGAAGTAGTCGTGGAAGTGATTGCACCGCTTCAGGAATATCGATGGCGCTATGAAGCGAAAACTACTAAGCGTGGTGTGTTTTTATTTAGATCGACAGAAATTGCTACTTCCAGTCCATTGGGACTATTTCGGAGTCGTCGGGCTTGCCCATCGGGACAGAAAGCGATCGTTTATCCAACGGTACTTCCCTTAGAGCGTTGTCCTTTAGTGGATCAATTAGGCAACGATACCAATCCGCGCCAATATAGTGACGATCACAACTATAGTAATGCGACAGAAGGTCTCACTAAAACCTTGCGCCCTTACCGTTGGGGTGATCCGACGAGGTTAATCCATTGGCGTACCAGTGCCAAGTTTGGGGAATTGCGGGTGCGGGAATTGGAAGTAACAATTGGTGGGCAAGAAGTGGCGATCGCTCTTGATACATCCAGAGGATGGCAACCTGAAGCTTTTGAAGAAGCAGTAGTTGCCGCAGCTTCACTCTATTTCTATGCCCAGAAATCAAAACTGAGCGTGAGGTTATGGACAGCAGAGACAGGTATAGTCCAAAGCGATCGCGCAGTTTTAGAAACCCTAGCCGCCGCTAATGTTTCTGATGTCGCCACCCAAGTAGATATTCTCAAAGATATCCCTGACTTACCTGTGGTCTGGCTGTCCCATCGTAATGATAGTGTTGCCTATTTGCCCTTTGGTAGTCGCTGGGTGTTATGGCAAACTTCCGCAAAAGTAACTGTTCCCAATCAGCGATCGCTAGGTTTAACCATTGAAACGATATCTGATCCTAATGATGCAAGTTATAAGTCTTTGCGATCGCAACTTCAGGAATATCTAACGCCATAGTAGAAAGGCTTAATTGGTAGGATGCGTTAGTGCAACGTAACGCATCCATTACTTAAAGATGATGGGTTACGCGATCGCTAACCCATCCTACAGGTGCAAAGTATTACTTAATTTATAGATGTTCGTATAGGTCAGCAATAATGATATTAGAAAACAGCCAACCATCGGGCGGAATTAACATGATCCGCAGATCATTTGATTGCTCTAACAACTTGACCCATTTCTTGGCTTGATAGGGATAGAGAATTTGCAAAGCGCGATCGCAAAGTTCTATTCCATAATTTGATTGCAATGACTTTAAACTCAAGCCTTCCGCCAAGCGTAACCCCTGCATTAGGGTATCCATTAACTCCTCTCTATCGTCAATTACAGGAGCTGTAAAGCTAATTCCCGATGATTGCCATTGCGCGATCGCATCGAGATATTCCCGCATCTTGCGTGGGCGATCGATCCTTTGACGATTGATATAACTGGTCGCGCCCATACCCATGCCATAAAAGGGTTGGTTATGCCAATAGGTCAAATTATGTTGTGCTTGATAACCAGATTGAGCGTAATTCGAGATTTCATAATGCTCATAACCTGCGGCAGGCAGTAACTCATGGGCGGCGATATACATCGCAACCGTATGATCTTCCGTTGGCAGGGGTTGATCACCTGCTTGATATCGCTTACCAAAGGCAGTTCCTTCCTCAATGGTTAAGTCATAAACAGATAGATGCGTAGGTTGTAAAGCGATCGCCTTTTCAATCGAGTCCTGCCAGTCGGTCATGGTTTGATGGGGTAGCCCTGAGATTAAATCTAAACTGAAGTTCTCAAATCCCGCTTTTTGAATTGCATCTACGGCTTCATAAATTTCGGCAACACTATGACCACGACCACATACATCTAATAATTCCTGCTGAAAAGCCTGTGCGCCTAAACTAATGCGATTGATGCCCAAACTGCGATAACCCTGCAAAGTCTCCAGACTCACAGTGCCTGCATTGGCTTCAAGAGAAATTTCGGCGTTAGAGGCGATCGCAAAATATTTGGTAATTGTTTGGAGAATTTGCTCAAGCTGTTTTACCGATAGCAAAGATGGCGTTCCCCCACCGAAAAAGATAGTTTGCAATGGTTCAATGGGTGGAATCTCGGCAACAGTCAAAGCTATTTCTTGGCACAGCACATCCACATATTGCTGCTTGAGATTTTCACCACCTGTCGTAATTGCGAAGTCACAATAAAAACAACGTCGCTTACAAAAGGGAACATGCAAGTATAGAGATTTAGGAAAGATTTGACTCAAGGTAGCAATGCAGTAGTTAATTGAAGGTTGATGCTTTGTGTCAGCCTTCAATTATTGGATGAAGAGATTATATAATCAGATTTAACTGCTTGGCGATCGCCAAATTTACAGTTAAGCTCCGTGAAATGGGTATTGATCCTGAGCAAATTTCATAACATTGCCTTAAACATTGACAGAGCAATTCTTTCTAGGGTTTTGAGTAATTTTACTTATTGTAAAATTCAATAAAAAATC includes the following:
- a CDS encoding DUF58 domain-containing protein, which translates into the protein MPKSPSDRLTMTKTKKKSKLKRFLQWLEWRFATPEFIGGMYTFFTLFFFMAATNTLAGWLYVISGVSFALLIVGAVMPKRLLAEIAVVRSPIDPVSVGDDLWIDLIIQNRGRTEKRLLEVRDVLPDNLSHILQQEVVVEVIAPLQEYRWRYEAKTTKRGVFLFRSTEIATSSPLGLFRSRRACPSGQKAIVYPTVLPLERCPLVDQLGNDTNPRQYSDDHNYSNATEGLTKTLRPYRWGDPTRLIHWRTSAKFGELRVRELEVTIGGQEVAIALDTSRGWQPEAFEEAVVAAASLYFYAQKSKLSVRLWTAETGIVQSDRAVLETLAAANVSDVATQVDILKDIPDLPVVWLSHRNDSVAYLPFGSRWVLWQTSAKVTVPNQRSLGLTIETISDPNDASYKSLRSQLQEYLTP
- the hemW gene encoding radical SAM family heme chaperone HemW — protein: MSQIFPKSLYLHVPFCKRRCFYCDFAITTGGENLKQQYVDVLCQEIALTVAEIPPIEPLQTIFFGGGTPSLLSVKQLEQILQTITKYFAIASNAEISLEANAGTVSLETLQGYRSLGINRISLGAQAFQQELLDVCGRGHSVAEIYEAVDAIQKAGFENFSLDLISGLPHQTMTDWQDSIEKAIALQPTHLSVYDLTIEEGTAFGKRYQAGDQPLPTEDHTVAMYIAAHELLPAAGYEHYEISNYAQSGYQAQHNLTYWHNQPFYGMGMGATSYINRQRIDRPRKMREYLDAIAQWQSSGISFTAPVIDDREELMDTLMQGLRLAEGLSLKSLQSNYGIELCDRALQILYPYQAKKWVKLLEQSNDLRIMLIPPDGWLFSNIIIADLYEHL